A region from the Tahibacter amnicola genome encodes:
- a CDS encoding ImmA/IrrE family metallo-endopeptidase, giving the protein MIDPTYLPVRLLENNVLHAFVNANPGAQRLLQHAIERQLFRPEVDYVTDGNRVTYPSINVNTRIMRVQETHFAMLWAATYGLTVLYEVGVHQAKVDGNFTGDIDLTNPLFHHAELAIQWACSLRIRFSVWPEWLVTPAAESAVDLENRHALLTNGIASDAMASLMWHEFAHLAMGHSNPTNDPAVQQQLEQEADDFAFHALVPQHATEDERVLKGWALVMPFLAHLLSLKHPSAMRSTRHGDVDVRLSHVLSRFHFAAQANRDYFYGLAAVAVTAAMRRWSIDLPDVPDQSMEEFFNACLDRLDEVLER; this is encoded by the coding sequence TTGATCGATCCCACCTACCTGCCGGTGCGGTTGCTTGAGAACAACGTCCTTCACGCATTCGTGAATGCGAATCCAGGAGCCCAACGGCTGTTGCAGCACGCGATCGAACGCCAGCTCTTTCGGCCGGAGGTGGACTATGTCACTGACGGAAACCGTGTGACATACCCGTCGATAAATGTGAACACCCGCATCATGAGGGTCCAAGAAACCCACTTCGCCATGCTCTGGGCGGCGACCTACGGGCTGACGGTGCTGTACGAAGTGGGGGTTCATCAAGCAAAGGTCGATGGCAACTTCACCGGCGACATCGACCTCACGAACCCGCTTTTCCACCATGCGGAACTTGCGATTCAGTGGGCGTGCTCGCTCCGGATCAGGTTCTCCGTTTGGCCTGAATGGCTGGTTACGCCTGCTGCGGAAAGTGCTGTCGATCTGGAAAATCGGCATGCGTTGCTGACCAATGGGATCGCATCTGACGCCATGGCTTCCCTGATGTGGCATGAATTTGCCCATCTGGCCATGGGGCACTCAAATCCAACCAACGATCCGGCAGTGCAGCAGCAGCTGGAACAGGAAGCCGACGACTTCGCCTTTCACGCATTGGTCCCACAGCATGCGACCGAGGACGAGCGCGTACTGAAAGGATGGGCATTGGTGATGCCATTCCTGGCCCATCTCTTGAGTCTCAAGCATCCTTCGGCGATGCGCAGCACTCGCCACGGTGACGTCGATGTGCGCCTGTCCCATGTACTCAGCCGGTTCCACTTTGCGGCTCAGGCCAATCGAGACTATTTTTACGGCTTAGCCGCGGTGGCCGTGACCGCGGCGATGCGGCGATGGAGCATCGATCTCCCCGATGTACCGGATCAATCGATGGAAGAGTTTTTCAACGCGTGCCTTGATCGCCTGGACGAAGTGCTCGAACGCTAG
- a CDS encoding CopL family metal-binding regulatory protein, translated as MNRILLRLLLVISLVMNGVMAPWAMAGGPRSSHHHAEMVAQVSADDGSDCHHGAGHDNAAPQLDHTGHGNGKASTDRSCCDGSTCTCGCLFSPLLARFAMELPFIAWACEPTAEPSTHALVSRAFPPFRPPSV; from the coding sequence ATGAACCGAATCCTGTTGCGCTTGCTGCTGGTCATATCCCTCGTCATGAACGGGGTGATGGCGCCGTGGGCAATGGCAGGGGGACCGCGTAGCAGCCACCACCATGCCGAGATGGTCGCACAGGTCTCGGCCGACGACGGATCAGATTGTCATCACGGCGCCGGGCATGACAATGCCGCCCCGCAGTTGGACCATACCGGGCACGGTAATGGAAAGGCGTCGACGGACCGTTCGTGTTGCGACGGTTCAACGTGCACTTGCGGCTGCCTTTTTTCGCCGCTGTTGGCCCGGTTCGCGATGGAATTGCCGTTCATCGCATGGGCTTGCGAACCGACGGCTGAGCCTTCGACGCATGCGCTCGTGAGCCGTGCCTTTCCGCCGTTTCGCCCACCATCCGTTTGA
- a CDS encoding c-type cytochrome — MKLIKTLLIIGLFAIVGAIAVVWLGLYNVAADDPHWDSTYRVLEVARERSIARRADGITVPDLKDSELIQSGAGNYNAMCVTCHLSPDAAETELSIGLYPRPPRWDALGDVDPREAFWVLKHGIKASGMPAWGKSMDDRYLWGMVAFMQQFKSMTAAQYSAQVAASPGHSHGGGETDVGTGDPHATHDNGPRSSFEPPEDPMATSSDNDDTDSHHH; from the coding sequence ATGAAGCTCATCAAGACCCTGTTGATCATTGGATTGTTCGCCATAGTGGGCGCTATCGCGGTTGTCTGGCTCGGCCTTTACAACGTGGCTGCCGACGATCCGCACTGGGATTCCACCTACCGCGTGCTGGAGGTAGCGCGCGAGCGTTCCATCGCTCGTCGCGCGGATGGCATCACCGTTCCTGATCTGAAGGATTCGGAACTGATCCAGAGTGGCGCAGGCAACTACAACGCGATGTGCGTGACATGCCACTTGAGCCCTGATGCTGCCGAAACGGAACTCAGCATTGGCCTGTACCCGCGGCCGCCGCGTTGGGATGCGCTCGGAGACGTCGACCCACGCGAGGCGTTCTGGGTGCTAAAGCACGGCATCAAGGCTTCCGGCATGCCGGCGTGGGGCAAAAGCATGGACGACCGCTATCTGTGGGGCATGGTTGCCTTCATGCAGCAATTCAAAAGCATGACCGCCGCACAGTACAGCGCGCAGGTGGCCGCAAGCCCGGGCCACAGCCATGGCGGCGGTGAAACCGACGTAGGAACTGGCGACCCGCATGCCACACATGACAACGGCCCTCGTTCCTCCTTTGAACCGCCGGAAGATCCGATGGCAACGTCCTCGGACAATGACGACACCGATTCACATCACCACTGA
- a CDS encoding Tn3 family transposase, whose translation MTKLEETSYPRLNAQPSEAEIRKSFFASADEWSYVRSLAHTADARLAALFHLKLHQRLGRFVTLSTVPNVILQKIAQSVKVDRVPTLAALDDYDRSANSRRHLSRIREYRGAKPYDNATAVWLGTLAEKTAEIKSRLPEIIDVLLEELVHHSYDLPSFEALDRIAATAREAVHERYYATVDGLLTPEIRKIIDKLLEAGPHSTTGWNSLKRESRKPTNKEVRQYLQHVVRMRDLASKMPRLTLPIPKHRYFRDVAGSLDASELRKQKPSKRYTFAAIYVRSQFARTLDDAGEIFGKMIRNLENNATTQLTMHQLEHTERAERLIGQLKDVLEAFNLEGSTNNRIDAIANCLVAEPEELIAQCTEHLAYAGKNYIPFLLRPYGAVRPILLNCLNIMGLKSSSDDKVMERMIDALAICRSSKGALLTPDALGLQLPADLEWMKTNWRKHVLVKDATTPGGILVHRKYFELAVLTQLKDEISTGDLFIPGGELFDDFREQVVDDATLEAELPEYSEVSNMPDTAAEFVKRLKAELTAVSDRVDATFPDKTDAKIVDGVVVLSRLKRLPLVDAIRDLDREVTERMIPTTIVDVLIEVSKWLGIERHFKRLVGTEGRIDDLLRRVVLTLFCYGCNLGPTDLARCVKGMSRKQAAWLNLKYVNEETLQRVITDVINAYNKLELPSYWGPGVSASADGKKWTMHENNLMSEYHIRYGGYGGIGYYIVSDTYIALYSRFITCGSYEGHYILDCLMGNSSDIQPNQLHGDTHAQNYVAFGLAPFLGAKLMPRIRRFKELNLYKPSSGKRYKHIEPLFLRAINWSLIERHYRDILRFAVSIKLGRISPSTILRRFNNKSRRNKVHDAMHEVGAVYRTIFLLEYIEDPQLRKTISAATNKSEAFNQFIKWAFFANEGLIDESIRHEQQKLIRYNHIVANMLMYHNVQEMQRVLVELRDEGWEITPEMVAALGPYRTGHINRFGVHDVDVNRSVEPLEKASQILLSSTLRHSPRPGRTEQAA comes from the coding sequence ATGACCAAGCTCGAAGAGACTTCATATCCGCGTTTAAATGCTCAACCCTCTGAAGCCGAAATTCGAAAAAGCTTTTTCGCCTCCGCCGATGAATGGTCCTACGTCCGTAGCCTGGCCCATACAGCGGATGCGCGTCTGGCGGCGCTGTTCCACCTGAAGTTACATCAGCGCCTGGGTCGGTTCGTCACGCTGTCCACTGTTCCCAATGTGATCCTTCAGAAGATCGCGCAGTCCGTGAAGGTCGATCGCGTCCCAACCCTTGCCGCGCTTGATGACTATGACCGTTCCGCCAATAGCCGACGGCACTTGTCGCGGATCCGAGAGTATCGCGGGGCCAAACCCTACGACAACGCGACGGCGGTCTGGCTGGGCACGCTCGCCGAAAAGACCGCCGAAATCAAAAGCCGCCTGCCCGAGATCATCGATGTTCTCCTGGAAGAACTGGTCCATCACAGTTACGACTTGCCGTCCTTTGAAGCGCTAGATCGTATCGCTGCAACCGCTCGCGAAGCGGTTCACGAGCGCTATTACGCAACCGTCGATGGACTATTGACACCGGAGATTCGCAAGATCATCGACAAACTGCTGGAAGCCGGACCTCATAGCACCACGGGCTGGAATTCGCTCAAGCGGGAATCGCGGAAACCCACCAACAAGGAAGTTCGCCAGTATCTGCAGCACGTAGTACGGATGCGCGACCTGGCGTCGAAGATGCCTCGTCTGACCCTGCCTATTCCTAAACACCGCTATTTTCGCGATGTTGCCGGCAGTCTGGATGCCAGCGAACTCCGAAAGCAAAAGCCCTCCAAGCGCTACACCTTCGCGGCAATCTATGTCCGCTCTCAGTTTGCCCGGACACTGGACGACGCCGGAGAGATCTTCGGCAAGATGATCCGAAATCTCGAGAACAATGCGACCACCCAGTTGACCATGCACCAGCTGGAGCACACCGAACGTGCCGAGCGCCTCATTGGCCAGCTCAAGGACGTGCTTGAAGCATTCAACCTTGAGGGTTCTACCAACAACCGAATTGATGCTATTGCCAATTGTCTCGTAGCCGAACCCGAGGAGCTGATTGCCCAGTGCACAGAGCACCTGGCGTACGCGGGTAAGAATTACATTCCGTTTCTGCTTCGCCCGTACGGGGCCGTGCGACCAATACTGCTGAACTGCCTGAACATCATGGGCCTGAAGAGTTCAAGCGATGACAAGGTCATGGAACGCATGATCGATGCCCTCGCGATCTGTCGGAGCTCGAAAGGTGCGCTCCTGACGCCCGACGCACTGGGTCTCCAGTTGCCTGCCGATCTTGAATGGATGAAAACCAACTGGCGAAAGCACGTGCTCGTCAAGGACGCCACCACGCCGGGCGGCATCTTGGTGCACCGAAAATACTTTGAACTAGCGGTTCTCACGCAGTTGAAGGATGAGATTTCGACGGGCGACTTGTTCATTCCCGGAGGCGAGCTGTTCGACGACTTCCGAGAGCAAGTCGTTGATGACGCCACGTTGGAGGCGGAACTGCCAGAGTACTCTGAAGTGTCCAATATGCCGGATACGGCGGCCGAGTTCGTGAAGCGCCTAAAAGCCGAGCTGACAGCCGTCAGCGATCGTGTCGATGCCACTTTCCCCGACAAGACAGACGCGAAGATTGTCGACGGCGTGGTTGTGCTGAGCCGCCTCAAGCGACTTCCCTTGGTTGATGCCATCCGTGATCTCGATCGTGAGGTGACCGAGCGCATGATCCCAACGACCATCGTAGATGTGCTCATCGAGGTGAGCAAGTGGCTCGGCATTGAACGGCACTTCAAGCGGTTGGTGGGGACGGAGGGGCGAATCGATGACTTGCTGCGTCGCGTGGTCCTTACGCTCTTTTGCTATGGCTGCAATCTTGGGCCCACGGATCTCGCTCGATGCGTCAAAGGGATGTCACGTAAGCAAGCTGCCTGGCTAAATCTCAAATACGTGAACGAGGAAACACTGCAGCGCGTGATCACGGATGTCATCAACGCCTACAACAAACTCGAATTGCCGAGCTATTGGGGCCCCGGCGTGTCAGCGTCCGCCGACGGTAAGAAGTGGACGATGCACGAAAACAACCTGATGTCCGAGTACCACATTCGCTACGGCGGATACGGTGGCATCGGCTATTACATCGTATCGGACACCTATATTGCGCTGTACTCACGCTTCATCACGTGCGGCTCCTACGAGGGGCACTACATCCTGGACTGCCTCATGGGCAACAGTTCCGATATCCAGCCGAACCAGCTGCACGGAGATACGCACGCGCAGAACTATGTCGCTTTCGGGCTGGCACCGTTTTTGGGCGCAAAGCTTATGCCACGGATCCGGCGATTCAAGGAACTTAACCTCTACAAGCCGTCGTCAGGAAAGCGCTACAAGCACATCGAGCCGCTGTTCCTTCGAGCGATCAATTGGTCCTTGATCGAAAGGCATTACCGAGACATTCTCCGTTTTGCAGTATCAATCAAGTTGGGAAGGATCAGCCCATCCACGATATTGCGGCGGTTCAACAACAAGAGCCGACGGAACAAGGTACATGACGCTATGCACGAAGTAGGGGCGGTGTATCGGACGATCTTCTTGCTCGAGTACATCGAAGATCCACAACTGCGTAAGACGATCAGCGCTGCAACGAACAAGAGCGAGGCATTCAATCAGTTCATCAAGTGGGCGTTCTTCGCCAACGAAGGTCTGATTGATGAATCGATCCGTCATGAGCAGCAAAAGCTGATCCGCTACAACCATATCGTCGCCAACATGCTGATGTACCACAACGTGCAGGAAATGCAGCGCGTCCTGGTCGAGTTGCGAGATGAAGGCTGGGAAATAACGCCAGAGATGGTTGCAGCTCTCGGACCATACCGTACTGGTCACATCAACCGGTTCGGCGTTCATGACGTCGATGTGAATCGCTCAGTCGAACCGCTGGAAAAGGCTTCGCAGATCCTCTTGTCGAGCACTCTTAGGCATAGCCCCCGACCGGGGCGGACCGAACAAGCGGCATGA
- a CDS encoding nuclear transport factor 2 family protein: MRLQLPFLVLALVASQFAFAHGNEKHTPSAMKPGRDSSAAQLTVDPAAAEAIAVVERFSAALGSGDLPAATAELDPAVLILESGGAEHSRDEYLGGHAKSDAEFLKNAQVTLKRRTAQAAGDLAWVGSESEIHAMKGADMLMISSSETMVLRKTAKGWKIVHIHWSSRKAAPTAAHSS, encoded by the coding sequence ATGCGTCTGCAGTTACCCTTTCTGGTTCTGGCTTTGGTCGCCTCCCAATTCGCTTTCGCCCACGGCAATGAGAAGCACACCCCGTCCGCCATGAAGCCGGGGCGTGATAGCAGTGCCGCGCAGCTGACCGTCGATCCAGCTGCTGCTGAGGCGATAGCGGTAGTTGAGCGCTTCTCTGCGGCGCTGGGATCGGGCGACCTGCCGGCGGCCACCGCCGAACTTGACCCCGCCGTGTTGATCCTGGAAAGCGGTGGCGCTGAGCATTCGCGCGACGAGTATCTAGGCGGCCACGCCAAGAGCGATGCCGAGTTCCTGAAGAATGCGCAGGTGACGCTTAAACGCCGCACGGCCCAAGCCGCTGGCGACCTCGCCTGGGTCGGTAGCGAGAGCGAAATTCACGCGATGAAAGGGGCAGACATGCTCATGATCTCGTCGAGCGAAACCATGGTCCTGCGCAAGACCGCCAAGGGCTGGAAGATCGTGCACATTCACTGGTCGTCGCGCAAAGCAGCTCCGACAGCCGCCCATTCGTCGTGA
- a CDS encoding multicopper oxidase family protein produces MKMTRRHWVQLMGAGAIAPLGVGAARALAQDHSKHAMPAEPPARPSKEGHDGRYTPVRTLNGWTLPYRMVDGVKEYHLVAEEVVHEFAPGCVAKCWGYNGTTPGPTIEAVEGDRLRIYVTNRLPEHTNIHWHGILLPSGMDGVGGVTQRNIQPGETYAYEFTLKQSGTHKYHPHADEMVQMAMGMMGMLIIHPKDGEPERIDRDYAVLLHNWALHPGTYRPDPSVMQDFDLWTFNSKVFPAIEPMVAATGDRVRVRVANLSMWNHPIHMHGVQFLVTGSDGGRWPKSLWRPEVTEIVGVGQTRDMEFVAVPGDWAFHCHMSHHTMNAMGHEIPNTMGVDQKGVEEEIRKILPGYMAMGKDGMAEHQDHTDSGHMRGPENTLPMMMGKGPFGNIEMGGMFTLIKVRDGLPADDYRDPGWFNHPPGTQPKRVSSDPNFGNPVRRGLPADASPKFETKPVDHSKMKHS; encoded by the coding sequence ATGAAAATGACTCGCCGCCACTGGGTACAGCTGATGGGCGCCGGCGCGATCGCCCCGCTGGGCGTTGGTGCTGCGCGTGCACTTGCGCAGGATCATTCGAAACACGCGATGCCGGCCGAGCCGCCGGCGCGGCCCTCAAAAGAGGGGCACGACGGTCGCTACACGCCGGTGCGAACGCTGAATGGCTGGACGTTGCCGTATCGAATGGTCGACGGTGTGAAGGAGTATCACCTCGTTGCCGAGGAGGTCGTCCACGAATTCGCGCCTGGCTGCGTGGCGAAGTGCTGGGGTTATAACGGAACGACCCCCGGGCCGACGATCGAGGCCGTCGAAGGTGATCGCCTGCGCATCTACGTGACGAATCGCCTGCCGGAACATACCAACATTCACTGGCATGGCATCTTGCTGCCGAGTGGCATGGACGGCGTCGGCGGTGTCACCCAGCGCAATATCCAGCCGGGCGAAACCTACGCCTACGAGTTCACGCTCAAGCAAAGTGGGACGCACAAATATCATCCGCACGCGGACGAAATGGTCCAGATGGCAATGGGCATGATGGGCATGCTCATCATTCATCCAAAGGACGGTGAGCCCGAACGCATTGACCGCGACTACGCGGTCTTGCTGCACAACTGGGCCCTCCATCCAGGCACATATCGTCCTGACCCCTCCGTCATGCAGGATTTTGATCTGTGGACCTTTAATAGCAAGGTCTTTCCGGCGATCGAGCCGATGGTGGCAGCGACCGGGGATCGCGTGCGCGTGCGGGTGGCGAATCTATCGATGTGGAACCACCCTATTCACATGCACGGGGTGCAGTTCCTTGTCACCGGCTCCGATGGCGGACGATGGCCAAAATCGCTGTGGCGACCGGAAGTCACCGAGATCGTTGGCGTGGGCCAAACACGTGACATGGAATTCGTCGCAGTGCCCGGCGATTGGGCGTTTCACTGCCATATGTCACACCACACGATGAACGCGATGGGCCACGAAATCCCGAACACCATGGGCGTGGATCAGAAAGGCGTGGAAGAAGAGATCCGCAAGATCCTTCCGGGATATATGGCCATGGGCAAGGATGGGATGGCGGAGCACCAGGACCACACAGACTCGGGCCATATGCGAGGTCCGGAGAACACGCTGCCCATGATGATGGGCAAAGGTCCGTTCGGAAACATCGAGATGGGCGGGATGTTCACGCTGATCAAAGTACGCGATGGCCTGCCCGCGGACGACTATCGCGATCCCGGCTGGTTCAACCACCCTCCTGGCACACAGCCCAAGCGCGTGAGCAGCGACCCGAATTTTGGTAACCCGGTGCGACGCGGATTGCCGGCGGATGCGAGCCCGAAATTCGAAACCAAGCCCGTTGACCACTCGAAGATGAAGCACTCGTGA
- a CDS encoding TolC family protein yields the protein MFFSRPATMAAALVLAGCASLPRERGYAETSALVAQRIGVAPDSASWATPDQPEIPTEPLSAERAIALAYVYNPRVRETYARLGLGRAELEDARRIANPTFEFARQRAGDGEHPKITRSLSIGFTDLLLLPARKRFAQTELVRLQDEVAAELLALSVEVESAWYSAVSARQVADMREMVATAAESSAELAQRFFDAGNINRLQLELERAAAVQARIAATRAIAESLKTRSELAALVGLAAEASWTLDRQLPAPPATVVAAADLTPRALEQRLDLRAAQHAVAQREDVLGVARRWRWLGTVEVGYEQERQGHEGVSQGPTLSLALPIFNQGQGATAKARAELIQARAELDAMLLRVQNEALLGVQKLNVAREVAEQYRTALVPSREAIVARTQEHVNFMLVGVFELLLAKREEYDAYQEYLEAVRDYWVARAELRGIVGGALPEDGMDLTPTIGVEAIAPQASAPAMDHSGHGDTIDPQAGHGTSAEDPHAGHAPKAPQQSPAKAATKDTQGEHSHLEHGDER from the coding sequence ATGTTCTTTTCCCGTCCCGCCACGATGGCGGCGGCGTTGGTGCTGGCCGGCTGTGCCAGCTTGCCGCGGGAGCGTGGCTATGCCGAAACCAGCGCGCTGGTCGCTCAGCGTATCGGCGTCGCGCCCGACAGCGCATCCTGGGCGACGCCTGATCAGCCAGAAATACCCACCGAACCCTTGAGTGCGGAACGCGCAATCGCGTTGGCCTACGTCTACAACCCGCGGGTACGCGAGACCTATGCCCGATTAGGACTGGGCCGGGCGGAGCTGGAGGATGCGCGGCGGATTGCCAATCCCACTTTTGAGTTCGCCCGGCAGCGCGCCGGAGATGGCGAGCATCCGAAGATCACACGCAGCCTGTCCATCGGGTTCACCGATCTTCTACTGCTACCTGCGCGCAAGCGCTTTGCGCAGACTGAACTGGTACGCCTGCAAGATGAGGTTGCCGCCGAATTGTTGGCTCTGTCGGTCGAGGTGGAGTCGGCCTGGTACAGCGCGGTCAGCGCACGCCAAGTGGCGGACATGCGCGAAATGGTGGCCACCGCCGCAGAGTCGTCCGCCGAACTGGCTCAGCGGTTTTTCGATGCGGGCAATATCAATCGCCTGCAGCTTGAACTGGAACGCGCCGCTGCGGTGCAAGCACGCATTGCGGCCACCCGTGCCATTGCCGAGTCCCTGAAAACGCGCAGTGAACTGGCAGCGTTGGTGGGATTGGCGGCCGAGGCAAGCTGGACGCTCGATCGCCAACTGCCGGCGCCACCAGCAACGGTCGTGGCCGCGGCCGACCTGACACCGCGTGCGCTCGAACAACGTCTAGATCTTCGCGCCGCGCAACACGCTGTCGCGCAACGCGAGGATGTGTTGGGCGTAGCGCGGCGTTGGCGCTGGTTGGGCACGGTGGAGGTCGGCTACGAACAGGAGCGTCAAGGCCACGAGGGTGTGTCACAGGGGCCTACGCTGTCACTTGCACTGCCGATCTTCAATCAGGGTCAGGGGGCGACGGCGAAAGCCCGCGCGGAATTGATCCAGGCTCGCGCCGAACTCGACGCAATGTTGTTACGGGTGCAGAACGAGGCTTTGCTCGGTGTGCAGAAACTCAACGTCGCGCGCGAAGTGGCAGAGCAGTACCGCACCGCGTTAGTTCCTTCACGCGAAGCGATCGTTGCGCGCACGCAGGAGCACGTGAACTTCATGCTGGTCGGCGTTTTTGAACTACTGCTGGCCAAGCGCGAGGAATACGACGCCTATCAGGAGTATTTGGAGGCCGTGCGCGACTACTGGGTCGCGCGCGCAGAGCTGCGCGGAATCGTCGGCGGTGCCTTACCCGAGGACGGTATGGACCTCACACCGACGATCGGAGTGGAGGCGATCGCGCCGCAGGCATCAGCACCTGCCATGGACCATTCCGGCCATGGCGACACAATCGACCCGCAGGCGGGACATGGCACATCAGCTGAAGATCCTCACGCCGGGCACGCGCCGAAGGCGCCCCAACAATCCCCTGCAAAGGCGGCCACAAAAGACACCCAGGGCGAGCACTCGCACCTCGAGCACGGAGATGAACGATGA
- a CDS encoding site-specific integrase — protein sequence MADVQKYLDAATRENTRQSYASAVRHFEEDWGGHLPTHADGIARYLAAYAEDLSVNTLRQRLAALARWHAEHGYLDPTRSALVRQTLRGIQALHPVAEKQAAPLQLSELGAVADWLDTAAALAEQRQDVATLRRCRRDRALILLGFWKGFRGDELTRLRIEHLTLQSGEGLSVYLPRSKTDRSNAGTTARIPALSRWCPVSATETWLALMDLPQGPLFPKIDRWGTLGSAPLNIDSVIPVLRRALTRAGVTQANTYSGHSLRRGFASWANANGWDIKSLMQYVGWRKVDTAMRYVDADVRFAKAAIELGVGRLPQAVPELAPPRSATPAQPVAQFDVRFALTSYTESARRRAKARRLIEEVCMARHRGHREDADGLRFRIQVADDSDLDDVMATLLDDMYRIADNNECYLEAVINERDGKRHWE from the coding sequence ATGGCTGACGTGCAGAAATATCTTGACGCCGCTACCCGCGAGAATACGCGGCAAAGCTATGCGTCAGCTGTACGCCATTTCGAGGAAGACTGGGGCGGTCACTTACCGACCCACGCTGACGGTATTGCACGGTACCTCGCTGCGTACGCAGAGGATCTGTCGGTCAATACGCTCCGGCAACGATTGGCCGCCTTGGCGCGGTGGCACGCTGAACACGGATACCTCGACCCCACACGATCGGCGCTGGTACGCCAGACCCTACGTGGTATTCAGGCCTTGCATCCGGTCGCGGAGAAGCAAGCGGCGCCTCTGCAACTGAGCGAACTGGGTGCGGTTGCTGACTGGCTGGATACCGCCGCCGCATTGGCCGAACAACGCCAGGACGTGGCGACCCTGCGTCGCTGCCGTCGCGATCGTGCGCTCATCTTGCTGGGGTTCTGGAAGGGATTTCGCGGCGACGAACTGACAAGGCTACGAATCGAGCACCTCACCCTACAGTCTGGAGAAGGACTCAGTGTCTATCTGCCGCGCAGCAAGACGGACCGCAGCAATGCGGGCACTACCGCGAGAATACCCGCGCTTTCACGATGGTGTCCGGTGTCAGCGACGGAGACGTGGCTTGCGCTCATGGATCTGCCTCAAGGGCCATTGTTCCCAAAAATCGATAGGTGGGGAACCCTAGGTTCTGCGCCGTTGAACATCGATAGCGTCATTCCTGTGCTTCGGCGCGCACTAACGCGCGCTGGCGTTACCCAGGCAAACACTTACAGCGGGCATTCCTTGCGGCGCGGCTTTGCCAGTTGGGCCAATGCGAACGGCTGGGACATCAAAAGCCTCATGCAGTACGTCGGGTGGCGCAAGGTCGACACGGCAATGCGCTATGTCGATGCCGACGTGCGTTTCGCGAAGGCAGCAATCGAACTCGGAGTGGGGCGGCTTCCGCAAGCGGTGCCAGAGCTCGCCCCACCACGGTCGGCAACGCCAGCGCAACCGGTCGCACAGTTTGACGTGCGTTTCGCGCTGACCTCCTATACCGAGAGCGCGCGCCGACGCGCCAAAGCGCGTCGCCTTATTGAAGAAGTGTGTATGGCTCGGCACCGCGGGCACCGCGAAGACGCCGATGGGCTGCGCTTTCGGATTCAAGTCGCCGACGACAGCGATCTGGATGACGTCATGGCGACGTTGTTGGACGACATGTACCGCATTGCGGACAACAACGAATGTTACTTGGAAGCCGTTATCAACGAACGCGACGGAAAACGTCACTGGGAATAG